cacaccagtaccatgctgcgcATAGACAGGATGGTTACACATGTGCTCCAGGGACAAGAACTGTGCAATACTCTGCCCTGCCATTTCCTCCCAAGGATTCCTGCCATGCCCAGGAATCCCCTTGCAGACAGCAAGGGTCTCCGGCCTACTGTGTCATTAGCAGACTGCCCCCTCCAGAGGGAGCAGTCGAGCAGCAACAGTCAGCTCCCTGCTATAGGAGCCAATATGAAGAGCCATTTCCAGTCCTGTCGTGGGGCTGAGATGGACAAAGCAATGGAGGTAGTGGTTGCTTAGTGATGACGCTGTCCCCCAGGGAACCCTGAGTAGGGGCAGCCTCTGTTCCAGCATCACAGGACTGGGGCAGGGAAGTGGGAGGATGACTGTTAGCAGGAACAGCTGTTGCTAAATCTGGGCATATTCAGGTTACGTTCACAGGTGAAGAATATCTCTcaaagggagtgtgtgtgtgtgtgcgcatgtgcagCACAGGCACCCTTTGTGCCTTTCTGCCATAAGAGGAGGGTATCAGGATGAATAATGAGGAGCTGTAGAAAGGTAAGGGCGGGAGGTATTTTAAGTATTTCACTTAATGGTTTTTGGCCATTTATTTGCTAAACAGAAAGACCCTCTTTGGGGACTTTATCTGAGACACTGTCCCAGGTGATCTGATAGCAGCAGGGAGGTGGAGAGATGGGGACACACAGACATCCCAGGTACAGTGGCAGCAAGGGCTGCTTATCCTGGAAGCTAGGGGAAGAGTTAGTTGAGGAAACTGCAGGAAGCCCTAACCAGAAACTTAGGCTTCACACTTGGGTTTTGGAGGAGGGAATGTAGGGTAGATTCAGAACAATAGTAAATcttgtttactgagcacttactatatgctagGTACCTTATGTATACTACTAATACCTCCAAACCTTATGAGGTAAGTaccaattattcccattttatagatcagtAAACCgagattttgagatggagtcgcttGCCCAGGTGTTACATAGCTAGTGATGAGCACAGCGGAGGTTTGCTTGCGGGAAGCTGACTCTGGAGCCTGTGCGCTTAACCTCTGCCCTGCTTGGCCTCCCCACTACCAGCACTACCTCACCTCCTGCCCTTGCTGCCTTCCTCTTCTGCTTTCCCTCCTGGACTGGGAGCTCTCTCAAGGCGGGAATAGTGTCCCACTTGATTTTGTTTTCCTGGTGCTTGGCACAGTGCCTTGTGTATAGCAGTGATGAATGACTGAGcaaatggaaggatggatggatggatggatgatgtaGAAACCCAGGCCACTTCCAGGAGCTCACAATGAGGCCGCTATTATAGCTGTTTCCCCACTTTGCTGTCTAGAAGAGGTAGCTGCTTCTCTGGAGCCACGGGGATGCCCTGCCTTGTACTCCCTCTGGCTCTGTTGTTGCTATGACAACTGCAGGTCTAGGCTCTGGCTGTCCTGCAGAGGGACGAGGAGAACAGAGGGGTCAGAAGGGCAGAGGCAAGAGACCCTTTCTGTTCCCCTAAACAGGGGCATGCCCCAGACCCCTCCTGTGAGGTGCACAAACATTTTCTGAGCACCTGGCCAGCGTCTGGCCCTAAGGGAGGTGTGTGAGGGAACCCCCAGGGAAGACAGACCCCCATGTGGGAGGAGGCACTCCCATGTGGAGGGACAGCTCACAGTGCTGGGGGAACCAGGCAGTAGGAGTTGGGCTGTAAGGAGCCCTCCTCAGAGCAAGTGGAAGAATCTCCACAGTTTCTGTTGTTGAGTTTGTCAGGCCCGAAGCTAAGTGCATCACACACGCCCCTTCATTTAACCTTCTCAATGGCTCTACGAGGTGGGcagtattattcctattttacagttgaagaaactgaggcacacccAAGGCTGTTAGAAATGGTGAGACTTGCTGAGCTAGGACATGGCATAGCAGAGATTGAACACACAGCCCACACTCTTAGTCCCTGTGCTGTTTATAGTGAGGCTCTCAGTCTCCTTGGCCTTAGCACCAGCTTTGTCATGAAGGCTGGAACCTCGTGGGCAGGACCTTGCATAGGCCTCCATATTGAGAGGGTATATGGAGAGAGGGCAGGGGACCTGCTCTTGTTTCTCTCTGGATTTAAACGTTCAGGCTGAGCAACCTCGCAGCTTAGTGTGGCATCTTGTGTTGCTCTGGATGTATGGAGCTTGTGCAGCTTCCCTGCCTGGCCAGAAGCCCTCTCCATAGATTTGTTTCCTCTTTGTGGCATTTTGTCCCTATGGAGAGGGCTTCTTAGAAACTGCACCGGGCAAAGCTGTAGATATCCAGAGGGCTGAACACCACTGACCTTCTCCCTGGCCCTGAATCTGGCTCTACATACAGCACCTGCTCTAGTCTCACTTGGCTCTGATTCCTGGGGTGGGAGTACATGGGGTATGTATGGGCTGACTCACTGTCCTTGGCTGGGAGAACTGGGGGCTGACCTACAGCTTCCAGACCCTTGTGGGGCTGATTCAGCACTAGCCATGCCTTTTGGAAGAGATGCAAGGCCACTGTCCCAGGAGACCTTTGGTCTAACGTAGCCCAGTCCTTTCTTCAGGAAGAAAGCCTTCTTCGTGGCAGCAAGGCTGTGGGGTCTATGAGCATCATCTCTAGGCAGTTGGGAAGATAGCCAATGGCAGCTAATGGGAAGAAACAGGGCGTGGGTCTTTGCTATTTCTACTTTAAATAAAGTTGCTCCAAAAGAAACCTAAAATACCACTGACCTGTGGGTTTGAAAGAAACAGATGGGACGAAACTCTTCCAAACTCCCTAACCCACCGCTGTGCTACAACTCTCACTTCACACTTTTAAGGCCCACCTTTTCCCATCATGAAGAAATGTCTTTGAACATCTCTGAGGTTTATGTGGTTCCCTCTTTCTGAGAGATAATTTGTTGttgacagttttattttctggtttctttgtgGGGCTGTAGAGAAACATCAAAGGGTGGAAAATGCCATTTTCACCTGTAAAGTAGGGCCCCACATTGTGCAGGAGGAAATAAACCAGACCCGGGCTCAGATGAATGGAGTGAGTACAAGCATTTGAGAGACAGAACAATTATGTGGATTTGATTTTCTCTGGGGAGGCTCTTCACAGTTTCCCATCTGTAAGGGAGCAAAAGAGGTTACAGCTGAAACTCAAAGCTGATCTGTTTTCACATTCCGCTCATGCGGACTTCAGAGCCACACAATTTCACTTTCAATTACTTACCACACTTCATTGATCTCTGACTTACTTTGCAGCCATTGGTAGTCTTCCTATTAGACCCAGTTCCTTGGGGACAGAGCCCCCATCTTATACTTTTGTTCCCCACATAGAGCCAGACCCAGGCAGAGCACATGCTGTTGCTCAGTACTTGGTCAAACACCTTTTCCTCACTGTTGATTCAAAATTTATTCACTGATGATTGAATAAATCCCAGGCAatggttatttttataataagatGCTGGTGGTGAATCCATATACAGCAAGTACAGAATATGGAGCTTACTGGGAGAGGAAGGATCATTTCAAAACAGGATTTGTGTACAGAGATGTTCACTAGAGTGttgtttataacagcaaaaagTGGAGACAACTTAAGTGTTCCTCAGTAGGGAAAGTTGGGCAAATTATGGTATGTGCATACAGACAGTGAGATAGTAAGcagctatatatatacatatatatatatatgtatatatatattttttctttttttttagacagggtcttactctgtcacccaggctggagtgcagtggagtgatcacggctcactgcagcctctgcctcccaggcacaagcgatcctcccaccccagcctcctgagtagctgggactacaggtacacgccaccatgtctggctaatttatgtattttttgtagagacaagttttgccatgttgcccaggctggtctcaaactcctgggctcaagcgattttcctgccttggcctcccaaagtgctgggattacaggcgtgagctaatGCACTCGGCCAGTAAGCAGCTAGTTTAAAGGATAAGGTAGAGCCAAATGTTCAAAAAGATAACCAAGAAGAATTAGTCGGTATGATGTCATTTATGTAAAAAGGGACTAAAAGGatccatacatatatacatacacgtgACACATACACAGGAAAATTTTGGAAGGATACACCAAAAACTTCATATTGGTTATCTCTGGGGAGTGGACTAAGAAGTCAGAAGTGGGACCGTTAGTCTGTTACTTAATTTTCCTGTTAgtacttgaattttaaaattatgactgtattattgcttttatgtttattttttaaacaacaaacaaGTTAAACAAGCAAGCTATTTTTGGATGGCAATGAGAAAAGTTAACTCTAAAGGATGCCCTTcccaggggcaggggtggggcaagGCAAAGTGGGGCGGAGAGGGAGGGCCCTGTTGAAGGCACACATTGCCCTTCACTCTGTGACTCTTGGCTCCCTCTGCTTTCGGTCGCTAGCCAAACCAAACAGCCTTCCAGCTCTGTCCCATGAGGTGGAGATGAGACGGACCACGAAAATGTTCTGAATCACAGCCTTGGGGCGGCTTGAGTTAGGACTTCCTGGACATTCACCAACCACTGCCAGCTGCCACCAACCCTGCTCTGGAAGCCGGCCATGTACCCTACAACACAGGACATGGATGGCACTGATCACATAGATAAGGACTCCATAGTTTGGGGGTGAATCAAGTTACTGTCTCACTCAAAACCCGCCAATGGCCCACCTCTGCTTGTTGTGAGGTCCAGATTTACCTTGTATTAGCATTCAAGGctttgcatggttcagccccACTCTTATCTTTTCAACCTCATTTGCTACGACTTCTCAGTATATGCCAACATATACACCAGGACTGCCTGGGTTGGAATCTGGGCTGTGCTACTTACCACTCTGACAGTAGGTAAGTCACTTGCTCCTTCAGTgcctgtttccttatctggaaaGTAGGGAGGATAAGAATAGCACCCGCATCATAGGACTGACACGGAACTGTGTGCATTAACAAATGTGTGCGCGGAACGGTGCCTGCCATACAGTAGGTGCTGCCCACCCTCGCTCCGTGGTTCTGGCTGGAATGCCTTTCCTGGCCACAGTCCTGGTCATTTTTCAGAGGCTCTATCTGGCAGCGCCCCACCATGAGGCCTTCCCTAATCACCCCGGGTACCAGTGGTTCTTGGACATCCAGAATCACGTGGGGAACTTGGTGAAGTGCAGATTCTTCTACCTAACTTCTCAGGATCCCACTGGAGTCTGTGACATGGCCCAGGAAGCTGCACCCAGGTGACACCCGTATGTGTAGTACAGGGTCACACTTGGAATAGGTCAGTACTTGGAAGGCCACCTTCTGCTGCCTCTCTTAGGGAACAGGCTTGGTCCTATTCATTTTCCCATCTTCCACAATGTCTCATGCACGTTAGGCTCCTGACAAATGCTTGTGGACTATTCATGACCTGCCTGGGAGAAGGGCTCACCATCTTATACCTTCCCGCCCTCTCTCTGATGCTTACGGCACTAGCGTGAATGTGGGTGCCCTCATGAGAAGCTTGTGGTGTAGCTGATGCCACTTAGACCACAGATTCCAAGCAGGCTCACTGGCTTTTCCCGGGTCTATCTATCTTCCAGTAGATCTGTAGGGAAAGTAGTCCACTTGGGTTTTAACTTTCCGTtaagaaataaagtgagaaggcTTCCTCAGCTAGGGGTACCATCAGTCACTGGGGGAAATCTTGAAAAATCGAGCCTAGCCTGACCACTCCAGACTGGATTCTGAGCACCATGTAGGTTCAAGGCGGGATCTGGGGAACGGACCAGGTTCTCTGGGTGATTCGGATGACACCCTTGATGATGAACCAGAGCTCCAACCCCAGGTTCTCAACGGGGGCTGTGCTTCAGCCAGCTGTGCTTCAGCCAGGCATGCAGAGGGGCTAGCGCTTTTGAGGACATAAGGCCCTTCCCCAACATAACCAGCCTCTTGGCCTAGGGGCCAGCTCTATTCATTTCACCCTTGTTATTTTGCAAAGCAAATGAGCAGTCAAGCACCCTTGGGAAAGAGACTCTGGGGAAAGAGGGCAGGGTTGTCCTTAGTGGAAAGGCCGAAGTGCCCTAGAGGACTCAAAAtcctctatttaaaatacaatctCTTTCTTTAAAACCCAAAAGCTTCCTGTTAGTTCCAGCTCCTATATTTCTCAGCTCACATCAGCTCTGTGAAATAAGGTCTTAGGCTGGAATCCACCCTACAGCCAGGTTTCAAAGGCCCTTTCTGGAACTCTGCAGGCAGCACACAAGTTGCCTGAAAGACAGGGTAGAAAtgttctgttttgttattttttaaagtttcctgaAAGTGTAAGAATAAAAAGGGAGTGAAAGCTTCTGCTTTGTCAATAGGAAATCCACTCCTCTGTCCCCAACTCTGCCCTGGGAGCCTCACAGATTTCctgaagttaaaaacaaacactgtGACCATTTCTACTCCTTGCAAGATTTAGTTCTTCCTTTAATATAAATAAGGCAGCATGAAACACCAAGAGCCCCACTGCTTTCTGCTTTAGAAGCAGCTTTGGTGCAGAAGATTCCCGTTTCCCCACCGAGTTCTGTTGTCTCTGTACACACAAGAAGCCAgaagatacttttttttcagTGCACTTTCTCCTGGAAGCAAAGGAGAAGCTGTGGGAGATCCAGGCATGGTTTTGGCTTCTGGAGGCTGTTTTTTGGTTATTGGGGTCTCTTCAAAGCAAAACGGGATCAGGATGAAGAGGGGTAAAGGCATGGGCcataaataaatatggaaatttGCCCCAATTCTACAAATGCATCTGATGGAATGAGGAGGGTCAGGCTGTGCGGGATTGGGGGTAGCTCCAGAGGCTGCTGTTAGGGACACACTTGAGCTGGTTCATTCCCTGGAGTGCCCCGCAGCTGGGTGTAGGAAGAGGCAGGCCCAAGCACATGTTCAGTCTAATTCCAGCTCACACTGGAAGGCTTCCTATAGGTTTGGTTGCCCTGATCACAGCCAAGCTGCCCCACCAGGAATTAACCCTGGTGGGCAAGGGGTCCATCTTCTCAAGCTTTCTGAGGCTGGTTGATAGCACTcctggggatgggggaaggatCTCCTTCCTTCAGTTTGTGGGGGAACTGGGCACCCCTGTCGAGTTGGTTATGCTCTCTGGAAGGCATGGCCAGCTTAAACCCTGGAGGGAGAACACAGGTATATTCTTGACTCCCTGGCCCCCTGCAAGGGTAACTGAAGTGATGATGAGATAGGAAATCTCAAAGGGCCAGTGAAGCCACAGGTGGAAAAGAGGCTTCCTGATCCCCCTGAACCAGACCTGGAGACGGAGCCCAGCTCCAACCACAGAGCTTCTGCCAGGCTCTTTGGGTCTGGGTCATCTGTGTGGTCAGCAGTGCCTACACAGAAGGGCTAGGTTCTGTGCAGTGAGGGAGCCCCACTGGAGTGAGGAACTAGGGGCTCAGAGCCTACAGATTGGAGCTAGGTTTCCATAGTTCTTGCTTCCATGCACACTCTGCCCTAGGATTGGGACCCTGAGGACAACCTGGGGCTATGACATCCCTGGCCCCTGATCTCTGCAACTTTCTCTGAACTGGGCCAGACTGCAAGCCCGACCCCACCACCCCGGGTAGCATTTTTGAGCACCTCATCGAAGGAGTCCACTGCCTTAAGTAGAGACTTCGCTGCAGGATGCAGGGCCAGAAGAGGTTGAGAGGCTTGGCTCTGCACACAGCCTCTGGGAGTGCCATGACCTCGGGCGCCTTGCGGTTGCCAATGAAGAAGTGATAGAGTTTCTTTTCCAGCTGTCCTTTGCCACAGTCACCCCGTGTGTCTCTTTCTCCAGGTCAGCTTCCACCTTTAGCATCTGTCCTCCCCCTACCACAATGATAGTCAGAAAGACCAGCTTTGGAGAGAATAAAGAGAGGTGGGGGGCCGCTGAGCTGGCACCCAGTGTGGCAAATGACACCCACCACGCTCAGGACCCAGTATGTTGGGGAAAGGACAGCAGAAGGGGGTGCACCTGAGTGAGAAGTGTAGGGTGCACCTGAGTGAGAAGTGTAGCTGAAAAAGTGGCTAACTGTGTTTCTCTATGCCACCAAGTACCCATTTCTGTGTGACAGAGACGTTAGTCACTCGGGCCTCGAATTTATACAAGGTCTTTTCTCCAAATAGTATAAAAAAGTGGCAGCCATGGTGGGACCACTATTGTGCAGGATGTGGATCAAAGTTGGACATTCCCACATCTGTGCCTGTTAGTGCTTTGGCTGCAGATGGTCAGGCCAGGAGCTCCTGGGAATAGGGGTGCTGGGTCTTAACACGGTTCCCTGTCAGCATTCTTGTAGATCCTCTGCTCATATTCAAGTACAGACTGGATCTGGGATTCAAAAAGAATTACACCCAATCCAACATTTGCATTGTCTCTAACTCAGGGTCCACAGCGTGTTCTGCCACCATCTTGGCCATTCGTGGTGATCCAGAAGTAAACTGCAAGGGATCAGTCCCTAAACCCAAATAACAGCTTTACCAGCAGATCCCAATGGTATGAAGCAAACCAGCCTCCCGTTGAAATTCTGTTTCCTCTGCACTGTAGGGCTTGGCTTCCTGGCAGGCTGAGCACGGCTCCCACGAAAGCCCACCTTGTCCCCAGAACAGGGCTGGCAGATGCCACCAGGGGTGTGAACGTGCGGGGTGCCCTCATCCTAGCTCGAGGATCCCACATGCTCTACAAGACGTCAGCTTTTTGGGGTAGGCTGGTGTGGTCTGAGGGGACATGTAGGGAATACTCGCTAATGAGCGCTGGGGCATTCTTGAGCATCTCATAGAAGGAGTCCAGTGTCTTACGGTAAAGGCTTCGCTGCAGGACGAAGGGCCGGAAGAGGTTGAGGGGCTCGGCCCTAAGCACGGCCTCCGGGAGTCCCATGGCCTCAGGCACCTTGCGGTTGCCGATGAAGAAGTGGTGGAGCTTCTTCTCAAGCAAGCTCTTCTCCAGGAAGCACAGCAACTCGTGCAGACGAGCGTCCAGCTGCCCCGCCTTCCAGTCGGCGGCCTGCCGGAGGAGTAGGAGGTGCAGCAGGGCCGTCTTCAGGTGGTAGCTGCTGAGCCCGCTGGGGCCGGTCAGGCGGCTCTGCTTGGAGAGCAAGAAGGAGGCTATCTGCAGGCAGCTGAGATGGCAGGCGCCCTCGGGCAGCGCCTTTAGTGTCGTCCTGAGGAAGTGTCGCTCGTAGACAGCAAAGGACAGGAGCCAGTCTGTGCTGGAGGCTGGGGTGCCCTCAGAGGGCTCCCTGGGAAGGTGGGAGACAAAGTACAGATCTGAGTCATCACACTGGATCACAGGAATCAGGTTGAAGGGCATGAACTTCCCCGAACGGAACTTGATCTTCAGCGACCCTGGGCTGTCCAGCTGGCCAAAGGCCAGGTCGAACTCGTACTTGTGGGCGATGCCGTGCCAGGCTCTGGTGAGGGCCGTCTGGAACCACTTCATGACCTGCATCGTGTCCAGGTACAGGGAATCTGTGGCACACAGCAGGTTCTCCATGTCGCCGCAGGGAGGCGCCATGCTGTTCCTGCCGTGCAGGAGACACAGCATGTCTTCCCCAAGCTTGGTCTTGCCGCAGATGCAGCTCAGTGTGTCCCCATCGGCGCGGACCACCTTGATCTGGCCGTAGCCCTGGCGATCCAAGGGCACTGAGCGGCCGGAGCACCAGAGCTCTGGGTGGAAGCGGTAGGGCTCGGGGGGTGTGAAGGGCACGAAAAGGTGGCACAGCAGCGGCCTGTCCACCTGCCAGTTCTCGTACATGCTGTCCACGCCAATGAAGTCCTCCACCTCCATGTCGGTGTCCCGGTTGCAGAGGCTCCTCAGGGCTTCCAGCAAGTCATCCACGAAGCCTTCCAGGAACTCCCGGGTACGGGCTGCATCGGCCGTGGCCCCCCGGATGCAGCGCTCATAAAAGTGGCCAAGCGTGGCCTTGTTGGGCAGGGTGAGGCCCTGCAAGGGGGCGCCCCCCAGCCCAGGCAGCTCATCCTCCTCACCGCCCAGGCACTCAGGTGAGGGCCCCTCCTGGTGGTCCTGCCGCCACACCTCGATCATCAGGAAGAGGATCATGCAGAGGGTGCTCCAGAGGTCCCAGGCCACGCGTGTCTCGTTCTGCTGCCTGCTCTCCTCCGCCACCTGCTCCAGTGCCTCCTTCTCGGCCGCCAGCCgagccacctcctcctccaggcgCAGCTGCTCCAGCTGCAGCTTCTCCTGGTGTGCCTGCATCTTGCGGATGATCTCCTCCTCGTTCTCGGGGACCGTAGCGTTCTCCCGCGGGAACAGCAGCGGGTGGTTGATGATGGCCGTCACCACCACCAGACACACGCGGAAGAGCCCCATGGCCATGGTTGGAGCTTTCCtgggaacagagagagacagatggtcACACCAAGCTTCCCTCAATGCCACTTCGTCCCTGGACCCCGCACCAACCTCAGCCCCTCAGGGCTGGTTAAAGTCTTAGTTCTCCCACCCAACCCATCGAGAGCTCCCTGCGGCTGCCTCAGGAGCTTCAGTCTAGCCATGGAAGAGCCCCAAAGGCCTACCCTGGGGGGAACATCTGTCTTTGTCCCACCCAGACATTCCTGGATGGCAGCAGCACCCCACTGTCCCTAACCCTTTTCTCCTACCAGTCCTTGTGGCCAGGGCGAGGTTATACCCACCTCCAAGCTCCTGGGGTGGGCTCAAAACCCAGGCCCAAGCCAATCAGGCATTCTGCTGCCCAGCTACAGCTAGAGCCATTGGTTCTAGGATGAGCGTTTGATCCAATTCGGGCCAATGAGAGACAGATGTAGGGTGTGTTGGGCCCAATGGGAAGAAAGACTCATCCTGTTGCTAGTTTGGTTGCTAGGTTGCTGAGGGAACAGGATTATACCTGCAGTGGGCTCTCGGGAAGGGAGCCTGCCTGAGAAAGACACCAACATAGAGGAAAGCAGAACCCCCTCTCCCCACACTCAGCTCTGCTTGAAGGCATTGCTGTCTGAGCTCTTTAGTCATACAAGTCAATAAAGAAATCCCTTTGAAGTCAGTTTGAGTGGCCTTTCCACCACTTGAAATCAAAATAGTCCTGAATAAAATATCCCCTTCTCTCCCAAGTGAATGTCATCTTCCTGTAATACAGTGAAGCCTAGTGGTTAAGGGAGAAAGGGCTAGGTTCCAAACCAGCACCGTCAACTGaaaagctgtgtgaccctgggcatgtTAACACACCTCTCTGAGCCCTGGTTGCCTTCCTGCACAAGGAGAAAGCAACAGTATCTCACAGGGTCATGGTATTGATAGATGCAATGATCCCTGCAAACTGCATGGCCCAGTGACCAGTGCGCAGCACATATTCACTGAACAATAACTGTTTCAGAAGTAGATTTGAGCCCTTATCCTCCTCTTCCGTAAACGTCTCCTTCTGACCTGGAAGACCTTACCCCAAATTCAGACACACTCTCCTGGCTTTTGTCTTTCCCCAGGACAATCTTGATGATGACCAGAGAGCAAAGAGTCACTAGTTTCTTCTCACCAGGCATCCGAACTTTAAATCTAACTTCTTAATTGTGAAAGGAGGCACTCTGTTCCCCTAGGATAAGTGGATTTTTAAGCCTCAAGTGACTTTTGGAGAAAGGCTAATCCCTACAATCTTTGCAATTCGAAGTGTGATTCATGGACCAGCAGCTGCAGTAtctcctgggagcttgttagaaatgcagaatctcggCCCCACCCACACCTACTGAATCGGAATCCACATTTTAATACCATCCATATAAAAATCTGAGAGGCACTGTCTTACGCAGCAAGCCTTACTTacaccctctcctctcctcagcaGGAACCCTGGGACTTAACAATTTGCTATTTCCACACTTGAACTACCCCCCTCCTTGCTTGGGACCTCGATGAAGGAAGCAAATGGCCAAATGCAAATCAGTTGAGGTCCTGAGATTGTTGAGAGCACAGGGCTCCTCCTACCACCCCCTAGTGCACACCAACACTGGCTGATAGGAGCTACTATGCCAGCCTGAGCTGGCACAAATTCCCTTTGGCTTGAGCGCCTGACCTGGAATTTGCACAATGAAATTCTTGTCCTAATGGTGCCTAGGAACAGGGATTTGTCCCCAGGTAAAGATACCTCTGCAGGTTGTCCCTGGCAAATGGCAGGATGGAGATGGACTGAGTTGGCTGCTGATCACGCCTAGACAAACTTGCTGCTCAGATGTGACTCAGACAGTTCCATCCCATACACAGCTGGACAGGTCTGCAGGAACCAAAAGGGTTGGGGAGTGGAGAAGGTCCGACCTCCACCCTGAGGATTCTCAGTGTGGGCCTCAGAGGTGAGCTCTGAAGCACTTACAGGTTTCCACTGGAGGAGCAAAGCGGGGACAGGATAAAGTGGAAGAAGTCACACTGCAAGGTGGGTGGGGTAAGGAAAAAGTGCAGGGGGCAGCAAGCCAGCTTTCCTTCCCCAAGCCAAGGAGCAGCTTGCTGGATAATG
This genomic stretch from Pongo pygmaeus isolate AG05252 chromosome 8, NHGRI_mPonPyg2-v2.0_pri, whole genome shotgun sequence harbors:
- the ITPRIP gene encoding LOW QUALITY PROTEIN: inositol 1,4,5-trisphosphate receptor-interacting protein (The sequence of the model RefSeq protein was modified relative to this genomic sequence to represent the inferred CDS: deleted 2 bases in 1 codon), which codes for MAMGLFRVCLVVVTAIINHPLLFPRENATVPENEEEIIRKMQAHQEKLQLEQLRLEEEVARLAAEKEALEQVAEESRQQNETRVAWDLWSTLCMILFLMIEVWRQDHQEGPSPECLGGEEDELPGLGGAPLQGLTLPNKATLGHFYERCIRGATADAARTREFLEGFVDDLLEALRSLCNRDTDMEVEDFIGVDSMYENWQVDRPLLCHLFVPFTPPEPYRFHPELWCSGRSVPLDRQGYGQIKVVRADGDTLSCICGKTKLGEDMLCLLHGRNSMAPPCGDMENLLCATDSLYLDTMQVMKWFQTALTRAWHGIAHKYEFDLAFGQLDSPGSLKIKFRSGKFMPFNLIPVIQCDDSDLYFVSHLPREPSEGTPASSTDWLLSFAVYERHFLRTTLKALPEGACHLSCLQIASFLLSKQSRLTGPSGLSSYHLKTALLHLLLLRQAADWKAGQLDARLHELLCFLEKSLLEKKLHHFFIGNRKVPEAMGLPEAVLRAEPLNLFRPFVLQRSLYRKTLDSFYEMLKNAPALISEYSLHVPSDHQPTPKS